Proteins encoded within one genomic window of Geotalea daltonii FRC-32:
- the draG gene encoding ADP-ribosyl-[dinitrogen reductase] hydrolase, which translates to MNAQLREILSRSQAAFMGLAIGDALGAPVEFMTTGEIKAKYGLLKDLVGGGWLRLKAGQVTDDTEMTLCIARAMVAEGGMSLRAVADNFAAWLKSRPIDVGDTCRKGIRNYMLKGTLETPFNQWDAGNGAVMRILPVVLANLGNDGELERQVVAQAHLTHNHPLSDSACICLGRMVSHAVCGYSKSRLRKEVDALIAAHPAFRFDPYKGLATGYVVDTMQTVFHHFFRGSNFEECLVSTVNQGGDADTTGAIMGMLAGAYYGMENIPRRWLRKLDRKVMEEATMLAGRLVRLSSAVNLP; encoded by the coding sequence ATGAATGCCCAGCTGCGGGAAATCCTTTCCCGAAGCCAGGCTGCTTTTATGGGACTTGCCATTGGAGATGCCCTGGGCGCGCCGGTAGAATTCATGACCACCGGAGAGATCAAAGCCAAATATGGGCTTCTCAAAGACCTGGTCGGTGGCGGATGGCTGCGCCTCAAGGCCGGACAGGTTACCGACGATACGGAGATGACCCTCTGCATTGCCAGGGCCATGGTTGCGGAAGGTGGCATGTCTCTAAGGGCCGTCGCCGACAACTTCGCCGCCTGGCTGAAATCCAGGCCCATAGATGTGGGGGACACCTGCCGCAAGGGAATCAGGAACTACATGCTGAAAGGGACTCTGGAAACCCCCTTCAACCAGTGGGATGCCGGTAACGGCGCCGTGATGCGCATCCTGCCGGTGGTTCTGGCAAATTTGGGAAATGATGGGGAACTGGAAAGACAGGTGGTGGCCCAGGCCCATCTCACCCACAACCATCCTCTCTCCGACTCGGCCTGCATCTGCCTGGGCAGAATGGTTTCCCACGCCGTCTGCGGGTACTCCAAGTCCCGCCTGCGCAAAGAGGTGGATGCACTGATCGCGGCCCACCCCGCTTTTCGCTTCGATCCATACAAAGGCCTCGCCACCGGCTACGTGGTCGATACGATGCAGACCGTCTTTCACCACTTTTTCCGGGGGAGTAATTTCGAAGAATGCCTGGTGAGCACGGTTAACCAGGGGGGAGATGCGGATACCACCGGCGCCATCATGGGCATGCTGGCCGGCGCCTATTACGGTATGGAGAACATCCCGCGGCGGTGGCTGAGGAAGCTGGACAGGAAGGTCATGGAGGAAGCGACGATGCTTGCCGGGC
- a CDS encoding radical SAM protein, translating to MANSCSGNNKMQGHPCFGGNHHQNGRMHLAVAPRCNIKCGYCSRRHDCANESRPGVTSRLLTPEEAMVKVREVMASKVLGSMIKVVGIAGPGDPLANEETFETFRQVGEEFPHLIKCMSTNGLLLPEKIDLLQELGLHSLTVTINAIDPAVGAKIYSHILYHGRKLNGPQAVEMLIANQLAGLKKAAEFGMTIKVNTVLIPGVNEGQVPLIAEKVKALGAFVMNVLPLIPQADFAAHLPPTEAQLEEVRRANERIIGQFRHCRQCRADAVGLLDTDFKAAEVGCAA from the coding sequence ATGGCAAATTCATGCTCTGGAAACAACAAGATGCAGGGGCATCCCTGTTTTGGCGGCAACCATCACCAGAATGGCCGCATGCACCTGGCGGTAGCTCCCCGCTGCAATATCAAATGCGGCTACTGTTCACGCCGTCACGACTGCGCCAATGAGTCCAGGCCCGGCGTGACCAGCAGGCTCCTCACTCCTGAAGAGGCCATGGTAAAGGTGCGTGAGGTGATGGCCAGCAAGGTTCTTGGCTCCATGATAAAGGTGGTCGGTATTGCCGGCCCTGGCGATCCCCTTGCAAATGAAGAAACTTTCGAAACTTTTCGTCAGGTGGGGGAGGAATTCCCGCATCTGATCAAGTGCATGAGTACCAATGGACTCTTGCTGCCTGAAAAGATCGACCTGCTCCAGGAACTGGGGCTGCACAGCCTGACCGTTACCATAAATGCCATCGACCCAGCCGTTGGCGCAAAAATCTATTCCCACATCCTTTACCATGGCCGAAAACTGAACGGTCCCCAGGCGGTGGAAATGCTCATTGCCAATCAGCTTGCGGGGTTGAAGAAAGCAGCAGAGTTCGGTATGACCATCAAGGTAAATACGGTGCTCATTCCCGGAGTCAACGAAGGGCAGGTGCCACTGATTGCAGAAAAGGTCAAGGCTCTGGGGGCATTTGTCATGAACGTGCTGCCCCTCATCCCCCAGGCAGACTTTGCCGCCCATTTGCCGCCAACTGAGGCACAACTGGAGGAGGTGCGACGCGCAAACGAGCGGATCATCGGCCAATTCAGGCATTGCCGCCAGTGTCGAGCCGATGCTGTAGGGCTGCTCGACACTGATTTCAAAGCTGCAGAGGTCGGCTGTGCGGCCTGA
- a CDS encoding GNAT family N-acetyltransferase translates to MRPEVTIEPFRPYQVPLFLALAAKEGWKCGQWEFDFLLENFGQGCWVARHNQHVAGFVTSVKYGKSGWIGNLLVRAELRGQGLGRFLMEQAIASLDRAGTETIWLTASRSGRPLYEKLGFFQIDMITRWRGSGDINSRKLQQGYTLEMVEELDQLGWGDHRSLIIRKAAEQGTVLSVPDGFCMVQNAGGTLQLGPWCCRSLPAAENLLEQALTMMGQGDVFLDVPDSNGNAAFILRKRGFTPCGGTVLMYRGASPAYRSQLIYALATMGSIG, encoded by the coding sequence GTGCGGCCTGAGGTTACCATTGAACCGTTTCGCCCCTACCAGGTGCCGCTCTTTCTTGCCCTGGCGGCAAAAGAGGGGTGGAAATGCGGGCAGTGGGAATTCGATTTTCTCCTGGAGAACTTTGGCCAAGGATGCTGGGTGGCGCGCCATAATCAGCACGTCGCCGGTTTCGTCACCTCTGTGAAGTATGGGAAAAGCGGGTGGATCGGTAATCTGCTGGTACGGGCTGAGTTGCGGGGACAAGGCCTTGGCCGGTTCTTAATGGAGCAGGCCATTGCTTCCCTTGATCGTGCCGGTACGGAGACGATCTGGTTGACTGCTTCCCGGTCCGGCCGACCCCTGTATGAAAAACTTGGATTTTTCCAAATCGACATGATCACCCGTTGGCGGGGGAGCGGCGACATCAATAGCCGCAAATTACAGCAGGGGTATACGTTGGAGATGGTCGAAGAACTCGATCAGCTTGGCTGGGGGGACCACCGCAGTCTCATCATCCGCAAAGCGGCAGAACAGGGAACGGTGCTGAGTGTTCCTGACGGTTTTTGCATGGTCCAGAATGCAGGTGGGACACTGCAACTGGGACCATGGTGTTGCCGCAGCCTCCCGGCAGCGGAAAATTTGCTGGAACAGGCTTTGACGATGATGGGGCAGGGGGATGTTTTTCTCGACGTCCCTGATTCCAATGGCAATGCCGCTTTTATCCTGCGCAAGCGGGGCTTCACCCCGTGCGGTGGGACTGTCCTCATGTACCGGGGGGCGTCACCCGCCTATCGGTCCCAGCTCATTTATGCCCTTGCCACCATGGGCAGCATCGGCTGA
- a CDS encoding methyl-accepting chemotaxis protein, with amino-acid sequence MSFTMGKKLYLVIILVATMVVLNILSSSMVAGALRTIKEQAGTMRGNSEEGRLTQELQLQVANVWQYITDASLVKEREVIDNEAKPAYDKALKLVDRLIELNHQDKGLLANLEELKKNLPAMWETGEKMFAAFQTDFEQGKVLMDAYDKACDKVIMDAASINEQHKKDNDKLFEQLFSEAADTRINAILTMVVIIVTSMVVLLATFMVRRSIMASMHHMLKTAADVDGGNLVVADEEAGATGSKDEIERLRQSFTGVVGKFHDVVDDVVQSAACLSGSMAILKNRAENTADGARRQTEQATQIATAAEEMSLTIADISQTSANASDISGDALQTAQQGKTVAAEAVEAIDRVLISNKELAHMVGELNSQVTEISGVVEVISDIADQTNLLALNAAIEAARAGEQGRGFAVVADEVRALAERTIKATREIGTKITKVQDESQRTANSMDTASTEVERATGFIGKVEEALDSIVGQVQMVRDKIVQIATAIEEQSATASDVAANVERTSNIARDMERMSSDVLQEVSALTQTSETLRNRTAAYKTKGSKLLILELAKADHQLFVGKVGAAVNGHQDLDPAQLPDHRNCRFGKWYYSEGTETCGKAASFKAIEVPHERIHTLAREAVIAYRKGQKAEALQQLAEVEKISGQICKGLDAIKLECKG; translated from the coding sequence ATGTCGTTTACTATGGGGAAGAAGCTGTATTTGGTCATTATCCTTGTAGCCACCATGGTTGTTCTCAACATCCTTTCCTCGTCCATGGTAGCCGGTGCTCTACGCACAATCAAGGAACAGGCGGGCACCATGCGGGGCAACTCGGAAGAAGGGCGGCTGACCCAGGAACTGCAACTACAGGTGGCGAATGTCTGGCAATATATTACCGATGCTTCCCTGGTAAAAGAGCGAGAGGTGATCGATAATGAGGCGAAACCTGCCTATGACAAAGCGCTGAAATTAGTTGATCGGCTCATTGAACTCAATCACCAGGACAAAGGGCTGCTGGCCAATCTTGAGGAGCTTAAAAAGAACCTGCCTGCCATGTGGGAAACGGGTGAAAAAATGTTTGCTGCCTTTCAGACTGATTTTGAACAGGGTAAGGTTTTGATGGATGCCTATGACAAAGCCTGTGACAAAGTTATCATGGATGCGGCCAGTATCAACGAGCAGCATAAGAAAGATAATGACAAGCTTTTCGAACAACTATTCAGTGAGGCAGCCGATACCAGGATCAATGCCATTTTGACAATGGTGGTGATAATCGTAACCAGCATGGTGGTTCTTCTGGCTACATTCATGGTCCGGCGGTCGATCATGGCCTCCATGCATCATATGCTGAAAACGGCTGCCGATGTGGATGGAGGAAATCTCGTCGTTGCGGATGAAGAGGCTGGAGCGACCGGCAGCAAGGACGAAATAGAGCGGCTCAGGCAGTCGTTCACGGGGGTTGTCGGCAAGTTTCACGATGTGGTCGATGACGTGGTGCAATCGGCAGCCTGTTTGAGCGGCAGCATGGCAATCCTGAAAAATCGTGCCGAGAATACCGCCGATGGAGCCCGGCGCCAGACGGAGCAGGCCACCCAGATCGCCACCGCTGCCGAAGAGATGAGTCTTACCATAGCCGACATCTCCCAGACCTCTGCTAATGCTTCGGACATTTCCGGAGATGCCCTGCAAACAGCCCAGCAAGGAAAGACCGTGGCTGCCGAGGCGGTTGAGGCCATCGATCGCGTCTTGATCAGCAATAAGGAACTGGCCCATATGGTCGGCGAACTGAACAGCCAGGTCACTGAGATCAGCGGTGTTGTGGAAGTGATCTCAGACATTGCCGACCAGACAAATCTTTTGGCATTGAATGCGGCAATAGAAGCAGCAAGGGCTGGGGAACAGGGACGCGGCTTCGCCGTGGTCGCCGACGAGGTCAGGGCGCTGGCCGAGCGGACCATAAAGGCGACACGGGAAATTGGCACCAAAATCACCAAGGTTCAGGACGAATCCCAGCGAACCGCCAACTCCATGGATACGGCCTCGACCGAGGTGGAGAGGGCCACCGGATTCATCGGCAAGGTGGAGGAAGCCCTGGACAGTATCGTTGGACAGGTGCAAATGGTGCGCGACAAGATCGTGCAGATTGCCACGGCGATCGAGGAGCAATCGGCAACCGCTTCCGATGTGGCGGCCAATGTGGAAAGAACAAGCAACATAGCCCGCGATATGGAAAGAATGTCTTCAGATGTGCTGCAGGAGGTGAGCGCGCTGACCCAGACCAGCGAAACACTGAGAAACAGAACCGCTGCCTATAAGACAAAAGGCAGCAAGCTGCTTATCCTGGAACTGGCAAAAGCCGACCACCAGCTATTTGTCGGCAAGGTAGGAGCTGCGGTCAACGGGCACCAGGATCTGGATCCGGCGCAGCTTCCCGATCATCGCAACTGTCGCTTCGGCAAATGGTATTACAGCGAGGGGACGGAGACGTGTGGCAAAGCTGCCAGCTTCAAAGCCATTGAAGTCCCCCACGAGCGGATTCACACCTTGGCCAGGGAAGCGGTCATCGCCTATCGGAAAGGACAGAAGGCAGAGGCATTGCAGCAACTGGCAGAGGTGGAAAAGATATCCGGTCAGATATGCAAGGGGCTGGATGCAATCAAGTTGGAGTGCAAAGGCTGA
- a CDS encoding acetyl-CoA hydrolase/transferase C-terminal domain-containing protein, protein MSEIHDRIRKTSLHAKITKVEEVIPLFKNGMNVGWSGFTPAGYPKMVPIALADHVEKNGLQGKLKFNLFIGASVGVETEDRWASLDMIDRRWPYQTGKNIQAGINEGRIRMGDRHLSMFAQDLGYGFYTKDNGGRLDIAIIECSAITENGGLVLTASCGAVPEIVQIADKIIIEINTSIPSFEGLHDIIEPVNPPHRLPFLISRVDDRAGSPYVRIDTDRIVAIVESKHPDNGRSFSEQDDTSKAIADNIIDFFKFEVDNGRLPKNLLPLQSGVGSIANAVIGGLANGPFSGLNVWTEVLQDTMLDFFDSGKLDFASTVSLSFSVDGFKRFYGNWDKYSSKVMMRPLSVANHPEPIRRLGCIAMNTPVEFDIYAHANSTLVGGTRMINGIGGSGDFLRNAYLSIMHTPSARPTKTDPTGITCVVPHVPHVDHTEHDLDVLVTEQGLADLRGLDPKSRARLIIDKCAHPDYKPLLQEYLDMATKECLARKAGHEPQLLDRVFKMQVNLAKNGTMKIDNWEI, encoded by the coding sequence ATGTCGGAAATTCATGACAGAATTAGAAAAACAAGCCTCCACGCCAAGATCACCAAGGTGGAAGAAGTCATTCCGCTGTTCAAGAACGGAATGAATGTCGGTTGGTCCGGTTTTACCCCGGCCGGCTACCCGAAAATGGTCCCCATCGCCCTTGCCGATCATGTGGAAAAAAACGGCCTGCAGGGAAAACTGAAGTTCAACCTTTTCATCGGTGCATCGGTCGGGGTTGAGACCGAAGACCGCTGGGCATCACTGGACATGATCGACCGCCGCTGGCCTTACCAGACCGGCAAGAACATCCAGGCCGGCATCAACGAAGGGCGCATCCGCATGGGAGATCGTCACCTCTCCATGTTCGCCCAGGACCTTGGCTATGGCTTCTATACCAAGGATAACGGCGGCCGTCTGGATATCGCCATCATCGAATGTTCCGCCATCACCGAAAACGGCGGCCTGGTCCTCACCGCTTCCTGCGGCGCCGTCCCTGAAATAGTGCAGATCGCCGACAAGATCATCATCGAAATCAACACCTCCATCCCCAGCTTTGAAGGGCTCCACGACATCATCGAACCGGTCAATCCTCCCCACCGCCTCCCGTTCCTCATCAGCCGGGTTGACGATCGTGCCGGTTCTCCCTACGTGCGCATCGACACCGACCGCATCGTCGCCATTGTCGAATCCAAGCACCCCGACAACGGTCGTTCCTTCAGCGAGCAGGACGATACATCTAAAGCCATCGCCGACAACATCATCGATTTCTTCAAGTTCGAAGTGGATAACGGCCGGCTGCCGAAAAACCTGTTGCCGCTGCAATCGGGTGTCGGCTCCATCGCCAACGCCGTCATCGGCGGCTTGGCCAATGGACCGTTCAGCGGCCTCAATGTCTGGACCGAAGTACTCCAGGACACCATGCTCGACTTTTTCGATTCAGGGAAGCTGGACTTCGCCTCAACCGTCTCCCTCTCCTTCTCCGTTGACGGCTTCAAGCGTTTTTACGGCAACTGGGACAAGTATAGCAGCAAGGTGATGATGCGCCCCCTCTCCGTGGCCAACCACCCGGAACCGATCCGCCGTCTGGGCTGTATTGCCATGAATACCCCGGTGGAATTCGATATCTATGCCCATGCCAACTCCACCCTGGTAGGCGGCACCCGCATGATCAACGGCATCGGCGGCTCCGGCGACTTCCTGCGCAACGCCTACCTGTCCATCATGCATACCCCGTCGGCCCGTCCCACCAAGACCGACCCGACCGGCATCACCTGCGTCGTGCCTCACGTGCCCCACGTTGACCACACCGAGCACGACCTGGACGTCCTGGTCACCGAGCAAGGACTTGCCGACCTGCGCGGCCTCGATCCGAAAAGCCGCGCCCGGCTCATCATCGACAAATGCGCCCATCCGGATTACAAGCCGCTCCTCCAGGAGTACCTGGACATGGCGACCAAGGAATGCCTGGCAAGGAAGGCCGGCCATGAGCCCCAGCTTCTGGACCGGGTCTTCAAGATGCAGGTCAACCTGGCTAAGAACGGCACCATGAAAATCGATAACTGGGAAATCTGA
- a CDS encoding TetR/AcrR family transcriptional regulator, whose protein sequence is MVKKDYRNNLIETATRLFAERGLKGVSIRELSKAAEVSISMISYHFGGKEGLYSLVLQEQFACFEQIETIRELEAAPLEKIEAYIRWSIRRHREYPYLMRFYTSELTNPTPYFATIVDPAIKKVIRILMDTIGEGIRIRHFRQGLSPVDTVLAMVGMVNYYFLSTLATREIVSHSPERDEELIRHYMDLFGKGILT, encoded by the coding sequence ATGGTAAAAAAAGACTACCGCAACAACCTTATCGAAACGGCCACCCGACTTTTTGCCGAACGGGGACTCAAAGGCGTCAGCATCCGCGAGCTTTCCAAAGCTGCAGAGGTCAGCATTTCCATGATCTCCTATCACTTCGGCGGCAAGGAGGGACTTTATTCACTGGTCCTGCAGGAACAGTTCGCCTGTTTCGAGCAGATCGAAACCATCAGGGAGCTGGAGGCCGCGCCGCTGGAAAAAATCGAGGCCTACATCCGCTGGAGCATCAGGCGCCACCGGGAATACCCGTATCTGATGCGTTTCTATACCAGCGAGCTGACCAATCCCACACCCTACTTTGCCACCATTGTCGATCCGGCCATCAAGAAAGTCATCCGCATCCTCATGGACACCATTGGGGAAGGCATCCGCATCCGCCATTTTCGCCAGGGACTGAGCCCTGTGGATACGGTGCTGGCCATGGTGGGCATGGTCAATTACTACTTTCTCAGCACCCTCGCCACCCGGGAAATCGTCAGCCACTCACCCGAAAGGGATGAAGAACTGATCCGCCATTACATGGACCTGTTCGGCAAGGGAATTCTCACCTAG
- a CDS encoding malectin domain-containing carbohydrate-binding protein, with protein MKLKVSPTALFRLILFFVAIFLSVSPLCASRSMAAQATLSWDPTTTYADGSPLTAVGGYRVHAGTAPGSYSQNINVGNVNSYTFTTLNDATTYYFAVTAYDTAGLASAFSNELLYTTPTPPPAVPVYTLSASAGAGGSITPAGSLVLSQGVSQTFSITPATGYRISAVTVDGVSVGAVTTYAFNNVTANHTIQATFVAAGSTLKSFAANSGGAAFTDATGLIYGADSAFSGGSAAKTTAAIGGTTDDTLYQSERWGNFSYSIPVANGNYSLTLKFAEIYFSAAGQRVFSVTVNGQTVISNLDIFAKVGKNVAYDVVIPINVTTGAVTIGFTSTRDYGKISAIKISPSAGIASYGITASAGTGGTISPAGTTTVTGGSSQTFTIIPGSGYKISAVTVDGTSVGAVSTYTFSNVTANHTIAAAFVPTTSAVQFAVNSGGTGFTDSTGAVYQADGRFSGGSSAKTTATIAGTTNDVLYQSERWGNFSYTIPAANGNYLVTLKFAEIYFSAAGRRVFNVAINGQTVISNLDIYAKVGKNVAYDVVIPVTATNGAITVKFTSTKDYGKVSAIMVKSM; from the coding sequence ATGAAGCTCAAAGTTTCACCAACAGCTCTTTTCCGTCTGATCCTGTTTTTCGTTGCAATTTTTCTCAGCGTCTCCCCGCTGTGCGCCAGCAGGTCCATGGCAGCCCAGGCAACACTGTCATGGGATCCTACCACTACCTACGCCGACGGAAGCCCTCTGACCGCTGTGGGAGGCTACCGGGTCCATGCCGGAACGGCCCCCGGCAGCTATTCCCAGAATATCAACGTGGGTAATGTCAATTCCTACACCTTCACCACCTTGAATGACGCCACCACCTACTATTTCGCCGTTACCGCCTATGATACCGCCGGCCTGGCCAGCGCCTTTTCCAACGAACTGCTCTACACGACACCGACACCGCCGCCCGCAGTCCCGGTTTATACCCTGTCGGCATCGGCAGGAGCCGGCGGCTCCATAACGCCTGCCGGTTCACTGGTTCTCTCCCAGGGAGTGAGCCAGACCTTTAGCATCACCCCGGCCACCGGCTACAGGATTTCCGCTGTTACGGTAGATGGTGTATCGGTGGGGGCAGTTACCACCTATGCCTTCAACAATGTCACCGCCAACCACACCATTCAAGCCACTTTCGTCGCCGCCGGCAGTACCCTGAAATCTTTTGCCGCCAACAGCGGCGGTGCGGCATTCACCGATGCAACCGGTTTGATTTACGGTGCCGACAGCGCTTTCAGCGGCGGAAGTGCCGCAAAAACAACAGCCGCAATCGGCGGCACCACCGACGATACCCTCTACCAGAGCGAGCGCTGGGGCAATTTCTCCTACAGCATCCCCGTAGCTAACGGCAACTATTCACTGACACTCAAATTCGCCGAGATTTACTTCTCCGCAGCAGGCCAGCGGGTCTTCAGCGTCACCGTCAACGGCCAGACCGTTATCAGCAACCTGGACATTTTTGCCAAAGTGGGCAAAAACGTGGCCTATGACGTGGTGATTCCGATCAACGTCACCACCGGCGCCGTAACCATCGGTTTCACCAGCACCAGGGACTACGGTAAGATCAGCGCCATCAAGATAAGCCCCTCAGCCGGCATTGCTTCATACGGCATCACAGCTTCCGCCGGAACCGGCGGCACCATAAGCCCTGCCGGCACTACCACGGTCACTGGCGGAAGCAGTCAGACCTTTACCATTATCCCGGGCAGCGGGTACAAAATCTCTGCCGTTACCGTCGACGGCACTTCGGTCGGGGCAGTATCCACCTACACCTTTAGCAACGTCACCGCCAATCACACTATTGCGGCAGCCTTCGTCCCGACAACATCGGCAGTACAATTTGCCGTCAACAGCGGCGGCACCGGGTTCACCGATTCAACGGGCGCCGTGTATCAGGCTGACGGCAGATTCAGCGGCGGATCTTCCGCCAAGACCACTGCGACCATCGCCGGCACCACCAATGACGTCCTCTACCAGTCCGAACGGTGGGGCAATTTCTCCTACACTATCCCGGCAGCCAACGGCAATTACCTGGTCACGCTGAAGTTTGCCGAGATTTACTTCTCAGCAGCCGGTCGACGGGTCTTCAACGTGGCCATCAACGGCCAAACCGTCATCAGCAACCTGGACATCTATGCCAAGGTGGGGAAAAACGTCGCCTATGACGTGGTGATTCCGGTCACAGCGACCAACGGCGCCATCACCGTCAAATTCACCAGCACCAAAGATTATGGCAAGGTGAGTGCGATTATGGTGAAGAGCATGTAG
- a CDS encoding penicillin-binding transpeptidase domain-containing protein, whose product MTRKTVLYAIIIAGVCISGAVFLTASPTGKRLFGKDSAPAKPQLFRYASLSGLDLFRYVCTTAGLTPSPGGDLLLQDGNIARLSLHGDLQAGLRAVMEKSRVPYAVFIAIEPKTGRVLASVSHSSLSTEWKNRAPFTGYPMASLFKIVTAAAAFESGKANALTPLHFRGRASSESPSRWGKPGRGGDTTIPLCNAMARSVNPAFGRLAEECLDISMLASTAKQFGFGTAPFGGNFIATEELPTPSTSGELMRMAAGLDHRIKISPFHVAMIFAALGNGGTMPVPSFVDTIHKPGGKEIYQMKPSPLFTMTSPHVAGELIRSMYGTVITGTAKTAFRDSKGLRYHSLIPVAGKTGSIIGYDPRGHYNWFAGLAPADNPRIAFVALTINGDLLRLRAPQLGRAALDIFFAGK is encoded by the coding sequence ATGACAAGAAAAACCGTACTTTACGCCATTATCATCGCCGGTGTCTGCATTTCTGGCGCTGTTTTTCTGACCGCAAGCCCCACGGGCAAGAGACTTTTCGGCAAGGATTCAGCCCCTGCAAAGCCCCAGCTTTTCCGCTATGCATCCCTTTCCGGCCTGGACCTCTTCCGTTATGTCTGCACTACTGCCGGACTCACCCCCTCACCAGGCGGCGATCTTCTCCTGCAGGACGGCAACATCGCACGACTTTCCCTGCATGGGGATCTTCAGGCAGGCTTGCGTGCCGTGATGGAGAAAAGCAGGGTCCCCTATGCCGTCTTTATCGCCATAGAACCGAAGACCGGACGAGTGCTGGCCAGTGTCTCCCATTCATCCCTGTCGACGGAGTGGAAGAATCGCGCCCCATTCACCGGTTATCCCATGGCCTCCCTGTTCAAGATAGTCACTGCAGCAGCAGCCTTCGAGTCCGGTAAGGCCAATGCGCTCACACCACTTCACTTCCGCGGCAGGGCATCTTCGGAAAGCCCGAGCCGATGGGGCAAGCCAGGGCGAGGCGGAGATACCACCATTCCCTTGTGCAATGCCATGGCACGTTCGGTAAACCCGGCCTTCGGCAGGCTTGCAGAGGAATGTCTCGACATATCAATGCTTGCTTCGACGGCTAAACAGTTCGGTTTCGGCACCGCCCCGTTCGGTGGCAATTTCATTGCCACCGAGGAACTTCCCACACCCTCCACCAGTGGCGAGCTGATGCGCATGGCGGCCGGACTCGATCACCGGATCAAGATTTCCCCCTTCCATGTGGCCATGATTTTTGCCGCACTTGGCAATGGGGGAACAATGCCCGTTCCCTCCTTCGTCGACACCATCCATAAACCGGGGGGAAAAGAAATTTACCAGATGAAGCCATCCCCTCTTTTTACAATGACTTCACCACATGTGGCCGGCGAGTTGATCCGCTCCATGTACGGCACGGTCATTACCGGTACGGCGAAGACTGCTTTCAGGGATAGCAAAGGCCTTCGTTACCACAGCCTTATTCCAGTGGCAGGCAAAACCGGTTCCATCATCGGCTATGATCCCCGTGGTCATTACAACTGGTTTGCCGGCCTCGCCCCGGCAGACAATCCCCGGATAGCCTTTGTCGCCCTCACCATAAACGGCGATCTGTTGAGGCTGCGTGCCCCTCAACTGGGCCGCGCCGCCCTGGATATCTTTTTCGCCGGCAAGTAA